A genomic window from Phocoena sinus isolate mPhoSin1 chromosome 20, mPhoSin1.pri, whole genome shotgun sequence includes:
- the P4HB gene encoding protein disulfide-isomerase isoform X1 — translation MLRRALLCLALAALVRAGAGAPDEEDHVLVLHKGNFDEALAAHKYLLVEFYAPWCGHCKALAPEYAKAAGKLKAEGSEIRLAKVDATEESDLAQQYGVRGYPTIKFFKNGDTASPKEYTAGREADDIVNWLKKRTGPAASTLSDGAAAEALVEPSEVAVIGFFKDMESESAKQFLLAAEATDDIPFGITSNSDMFSKYQLDKDGVVLFKKFDEGRNNFEGEVTKEKLLDFIKHNQLPLVIEFTEQTAPKIFGGEIKTHILLFLPKSVSDYEGKLSNFKKAAESFKGKILFIFIDSDHADNQRILEFFGLKKEECPAVRLITLEEEMTKYKPESDELTAEKITEFCHRFLEGKIKPHLMSQELPDDWDKQPVKVLVGKNFEEVAFDEKKNVFVEFYAPWCGHCKQLAPIWDKLGETYKDHENVVIAKMDSTANEVEAVKVHSFPTLKFFPASADRMVRPPSRAGWEGCAGAVGGCQVGPLPASHSPPHRSSTTMGSGHWTVLRSSWRAAARTEPGMMMI, via the exons ATGCTACGCCGTGCTCTGCTCTGCCTGGCCCTGGCCGCGCTAGTCCGCGCGGGCGCCGGCGCCCCCGACGAGGAGGACCACGTCCTGGTGCTCCATAAGGGCAACTTCGACGAGGCGCTGGCGGCCCACAAGTACCTGCTGGTGGAGTTCT ATGCCCCATGGTGTGGCCACTGCAAGGCTCTGGCCCCAGAGTATGCCAAAGCAGCTGGGAAGCTGAAGGCAGAAGGTTCTGAGATCAGACTGGCCAAGGTGGATGCTACTGAAGAGTCTGACTTGGCCCAGCAGTATGGCGTCCGTGGCTACCCTACCATCAAGTTCTTCAAGAACGGAGACACGGCGTCCCCCAAAGAGTACACAG CTGGCAGAGAAGCCGACGATATCGTGAACTGGCTGAAGAAGCGCACAGGTCCTGCTGCCAGCACGCTGTCTGACGGGGCTGCCGCGGAGGCCTTGGTGGAGCCCAGCGAGGTGGCAGTCATCGGCTTCTTTAAG GACATGGAGTCGGAGTCTGCCAAGCAGTTCTTACTGGCAGCAGAGGCCACTGATGACATCCCCTTCGGGATCACATCCAACAGTGACATGTTCTCCAAATACCAGCTGGACAAGGACGGGGTTGTCCTCTTTAAGAAG TTTGATGAAGGCCGGAACAACTTTGAGGGGGAGGTCACCAAGGAGAAACTTCTGGACTTCATCAAGCACAACCAGTTACCCCTGGTCATCGAGTTCACTGAGCAG ACAGCCCCGAAGATCTTTGGAGGGGAAATCAAGACACACATCCTGCTGTTTCTGCCGAAGAGCGTGTCTGACTACGAGGGAAAGCTGAGCAACTTCAAAAAAGCTGCCGAGAGCTTCAAGGGCAAG ATCCTGTTTATCTTCATCGACAGCGACCATGCCGACAACCAGCGCATCCTGGAGTTCTTCGGCCTGAAGAAGGAGGAGTGCCCGGCCGTGCGCCTCATCACGCTGGAGGAGGAGATGACCAAGTATAAGCCAGAGTCGGACGAGCTGACGGCAGAGAAGATCACCGAGTTCTGCCACCGCTTCTTGGAGGGCAAGATCAAG CCCCACCTGATGAGCCAGGAGCTGCCTGATGACTGGGACAAGCAGCCTGTCAAAGTGCTCGTCGGGAAGAACTTCGAAGAGGTCGCTTTTGACGAGAAAAAGAACGTCTTTGTGGAGTTCT ACGCCCCGTGGTGCGGTCACTGCAAGCAGCTGGCCCCCATCTGGGATAAGCTGGGAGAGACGTATAAGGACCACGAGAACGTCGTCATTGCCAAGATGGACTCCACAGCCAATGAGGTGGAGGCGGTGAAAGTGCACAGCTTCCCCACGCTCAAGTTCTTCCCCGCCAGCGCCGACAGGATGGTGCGCCCGCCATCGAGGGCTGGGTGGGAAGGGTGTGCGGGGGCAGTGGGGGGCTGTCAGGTAGGACCGCTTCCCGCATCTCATTCCCCTCCGCACAGGTCATCGACTACAATGGGGAGCGGACACTGGACGGTTTTAAGAAGTTCCTGGAGAGCGGCGGCCAGGACGGAGCCGGGGATGATGAT GATCTAG
- the P4HB gene encoding protein disulfide-isomerase isoform X2 yields the protein MLRRALLCLALAALVRAGAGAPDEEDHVLVLHKGNFDEALAAHKYLLVEFYAPWCGHCKALAPEYAKAAGKLKAEGSEIRLAKVDATEESDLAQQYGVRGYPTIKFFKNGDTASPKEYTAGREADDIVNWLKKRTGPAASTLSDGAAAEALVEPSEVAVIGFFKDMESESAKQFLLAAEATDDIPFGITSNSDMFSKYQLDKDGVVLFKKFDEGRNNFEGEVTKEKLLDFIKHNQLPLVIEFTEQTAPKIFGGEIKTHILLFLPKSVSDYEGKLSNFKKAAESFKGKILFIFIDSDHADNQRILEFFGLKKEECPAVRLITLEEEMTKYKPESDELTAEKITEFCHRFLEGKIKPHLMSQELPDDWDKQPVKVLVGKNFEEVAFDEKKNVFVEFYAPWCGHCKQLAPIWDKLGETYKDHENVVIAKMDSTANEVEAVKVHSFPTLKFFPASADRMVIDYNGERTLDGFKKFLESGGQDGAGDDDVGGHRTPRPMGHAFSVLPGSTTQGCCEGF from the exons ATGCTACGCCGTGCTCTGCTCTGCCTGGCCCTGGCCGCGCTAGTCCGCGCGGGCGCCGGCGCCCCCGACGAGGAGGACCACGTCCTGGTGCTCCATAAGGGCAACTTCGACGAGGCGCTGGCGGCCCACAAGTACCTGCTGGTGGAGTTCT ATGCCCCATGGTGTGGCCACTGCAAGGCTCTGGCCCCAGAGTATGCCAAAGCAGCTGGGAAGCTGAAGGCAGAAGGTTCTGAGATCAGACTGGCCAAGGTGGATGCTACTGAAGAGTCTGACTTGGCCCAGCAGTATGGCGTCCGTGGCTACCCTACCATCAAGTTCTTCAAGAACGGAGACACGGCGTCCCCCAAAGAGTACACAG CTGGCAGAGAAGCCGACGATATCGTGAACTGGCTGAAGAAGCGCACAGGTCCTGCTGCCAGCACGCTGTCTGACGGGGCTGCCGCGGAGGCCTTGGTGGAGCCCAGCGAGGTGGCAGTCATCGGCTTCTTTAAG GACATGGAGTCGGAGTCTGCCAAGCAGTTCTTACTGGCAGCAGAGGCCACTGATGACATCCCCTTCGGGATCACATCCAACAGTGACATGTTCTCCAAATACCAGCTGGACAAGGACGGGGTTGTCCTCTTTAAGAAG TTTGATGAAGGCCGGAACAACTTTGAGGGGGAGGTCACCAAGGAGAAACTTCTGGACTTCATCAAGCACAACCAGTTACCCCTGGTCATCGAGTTCACTGAGCAG ACAGCCCCGAAGATCTTTGGAGGGGAAATCAAGACACACATCCTGCTGTTTCTGCCGAAGAGCGTGTCTGACTACGAGGGAAAGCTGAGCAACTTCAAAAAAGCTGCCGAGAGCTTCAAGGGCAAG ATCCTGTTTATCTTCATCGACAGCGACCATGCCGACAACCAGCGCATCCTGGAGTTCTTCGGCCTGAAGAAGGAGGAGTGCCCGGCCGTGCGCCTCATCACGCTGGAGGAGGAGATGACCAAGTATAAGCCAGAGTCGGACGAGCTGACGGCAGAGAAGATCACCGAGTTCTGCCACCGCTTCTTGGAGGGCAAGATCAAG CCCCACCTGATGAGCCAGGAGCTGCCTGATGACTGGGACAAGCAGCCTGTCAAAGTGCTCGTCGGGAAGAACTTCGAAGAGGTCGCTTTTGACGAGAAAAAGAACGTCTTTGTGGAGTTCT ACGCCCCGTGGTGCGGTCACTGCAAGCAGCTGGCCCCCATCTGGGATAAGCTGGGAGAGACGTATAAGGACCACGAGAACGTCGTCATTGCCAAGATGGACTCCACAGCCAATGAGGTGGAGGCGGTGAAAGTGCACAGCTTCCCCACGCTCAAGTTCTTCCCCGCCAGCGCCGACAGGATG GTCATCGACTACAATGGGGAGCGGACACTGGACGGTTTTAAGAAGTTCCTGGAGAGCGGCGGCCAGGACGGAGCCGGGGATGATGATGTAGGTGGTCACCGGACCCCGCGGCCCATGGGACATGCTTTCTCAGTGCTGCCGGGTAGCACTACACAGGGGTGTTGCGAGGGTTTTTAG
- the P4HB gene encoding protein disulfide-isomerase isoform X3 — translation MLRRALLCLALAALVRAGAGAPDEEDHVLVLHKGNFDEALAAHKYLLVEFYAPWCGHCKALAPEYAKAAGKLKAEGSEIRLAKVDATEESDLAQQYGVRGYPTIKFFKNGDTASPKEYTAGREADDIVNWLKKRTGPAASTLSDGAAAEALVEPSEVAVIGFFKDMESESAKQFLLAAEATDDIPFGITSNSDMFSKYQLDKDGVVLFKKFDEGRNNFEGEVTKEKLLDFIKHNQLPLVIEFTEQTAPKIFGGEIKTHILLFLPKSVSDYEGKLSNFKKAAESFKGKILFIFIDSDHADNQRILEFFGLKKEECPAVRLITLEEEMTKYKPESDELTAEKITEFCHRFLEGKIKPHLMSQELPDDWDKQPVKVLVGKNFEEVAFDEKKNVFVEFYAPWCGHCKQLAPIWDKLGETYKDHENVVIAKMDSTANEVEAVKVHSFPTLKFFPASADRMVIDYNGERTLDGFKKFLESGGQDGAGDDDVGGHRTPRPMGHAFSVLPGSRRPRRSRRA, via the exons ATGCTACGCCGTGCTCTGCTCTGCCTGGCCCTGGCCGCGCTAGTCCGCGCGGGCGCCGGCGCCCCCGACGAGGAGGACCACGTCCTGGTGCTCCATAAGGGCAACTTCGACGAGGCGCTGGCGGCCCACAAGTACCTGCTGGTGGAGTTCT ATGCCCCATGGTGTGGCCACTGCAAGGCTCTGGCCCCAGAGTATGCCAAAGCAGCTGGGAAGCTGAAGGCAGAAGGTTCTGAGATCAGACTGGCCAAGGTGGATGCTACTGAAGAGTCTGACTTGGCCCAGCAGTATGGCGTCCGTGGCTACCCTACCATCAAGTTCTTCAAGAACGGAGACACGGCGTCCCCCAAAGAGTACACAG CTGGCAGAGAAGCCGACGATATCGTGAACTGGCTGAAGAAGCGCACAGGTCCTGCTGCCAGCACGCTGTCTGACGGGGCTGCCGCGGAGGCCTTGGTGGAGCCCAGCGAGGTGGCAGTCATCGGCTTCTTTAAG GACATGGAGTCGGAGTCTGCCAAGCAGTTCTTACTGGCAGCAGAGGCCACTGATGACATCCCCTTCGGGATCACATCCAACAGTGACATGTTCTCCAAATACCAGCTGGACAAGGACGGGGTTGTCCTCTTTAAGAAG TTTGATGAAGGCCGGAACAACTTTGAGGGGGAGGTCACCAAGGAGAAACTTCTGGACTTCATCAAGCACAACCAGTTACCCCTGGTCATCGAGTTCACTGAGCAG ACAGCCCCGAAGATCTTTGGAGGGGAAATCAAGACACACATCCTGCTGTTTCTGCCGAAGAGCGTGTCTGACTACGAGGGAAAGCTGAGCAACTTCAAAAAAGCTGCCGAGAGCTTCAAGGGCAAG ATCCTGTTTATCTTCATCGACAGCGACCATGCCGACAACCAGCGCATCCTGGAGTTCTTCGGCCTGAAGAAGGAGGAGTGCCCGGCCGTGCGCCTCATCACGCTGGAGGAGGAGATGACCAAGTATAAGCCAGAGTCGGACGAGCTGACGGCAGAGAAGATCACCGAGTTCTGCCACCGCTTCTTGGAGGGCAAGATCAAG CCCCACCTGATGAGCCAGGAGCTGCCTGATGACTGGGACAAGCAGCCTGTCAAAGTGCTCGTCGGGAAGAACTTCGAAGAGGTCGCTTTTGACGAGAAAAAGAACGTCTTTGTGGAGTTCT ACGCCCCGTGGTGCGGTCACTGCAAGCAGCTGGCCCCCATCTGGGATAAGCTGGGAGAGACGTATAAGGACCACGAGAACGTCGTCATTGCCAAGATGGACTCCACAGCCAATGAGGTGGAGGCGGTGAAAGTGCACAGCTTCCCCACGCTCAAGTTCTTCCCCGCCAGCGCCGACAGGATG GTCATCGACTACAATGGGGAGCGGACACTGGACGGTTTTAAGAAGTTCCTGGAGAGCGGCGGCCAGGACGGAGCCGGGGATGATGATGTAGGTGGTCACCGGACCCCGCGGCCCATGGGACATGCTTTCTCAGTGCTGCCGG GATCTAGAAGACCTCGAAGAAGCAGAAGAGCCTGA
- the P4HB gene encoding protein disulfide-isomerase isoform X4 yields MLRRALLCLALAALVRAGAGAPDEEDHVLVLHKGNFDEALAAHKYLLVEFYAPWCGHCKALAPEYAKAAGKLKAEGSEIRLAKVDATEESDLAQQYGVRGYPTIKFFKNGDTASPKEYTAGREADDIVNWLKKRTGPAASTLSDGAAAEALVEPSEVAVIGFFKDMESESAKQFLLAAEATDDIPFGITSNSDMFSKYQLDKDGVVLFKKFDEGRNNFEGEVTKEKLLDFIKHNQLPLVIEFTEQTAPKIFGGEIKTHILLFLPKSVSDYEGKLSNFKKAAESFKGKILFIFIDSDHADNQRILEFFGLKKEECPAVRLITLEEEMTKYKPESDELTAEKITEFCHRFLEGKIKPHLMSQELPDDWDKQPVKVLVGKNFEEVAFDEKKNVFVEFYAPWCGHCKQLAPIWDKLGETYKDHENVVIAKMDSTANEVEAVKVHSFPTLKFFPASADRMVIDYNGERTLDGFKKFLESGGQDGAGDDDDLEDLEEAEEPDLEEDDDQKAVKDEL; encoded by the exons ATGCTACGCCGTGCTCTGCTCTGCCTGGCCCTGGCCGCGCTAGTCCGCGCGGGCGCCGGCGCCCCCGACGAGGAGGACCACGTCCTGGTGCTCCATAAGGGCAACTTCGACGAGGCGCTGGCGGCCCACAAGTACCTGCTGGTGGAGTTCT ATGCCCCATGGTGTGGCCACTGCAAGGCTCTGGCCCCAGAGTATGCCAAAGCAGCTGGGAAGCTGAAGGCAGAAGGTTCTGAGATCAGACTGGCCAAGGTGGATGCTACTGAAGAGTCTGACTTGGCCCAGCAGTATGGCGTCCGTGGCTACCCTACCATCAAGTTCTTCAAGAACGGAGACACGGCGTCCCCCAAAGAGTACACAG CTGGCAGAGAAGCCGACGATATCGTGAACTGGCTGAAGAAGCGCACAGGTCCTGCTGCCAGCACGCTGTCTGACGGGGCTGCCGCGGAGGCCTTGGTGGAGCCCAGCGAGGTGGCAGTCATCGGCTTCTTTAAG GACATGGAGTCGGAGTCTGCCAAGCAGTTCTTACTGGCAGCAGAGGCCACTGATGACATCCCCTTCGGGATCACATCCAACAGTGACATGTTCTCCAAATACCAGCTGGACAAGGACGGGGTTGTCCTCTTTAAGAAG TTTGATGAAGGCCGGAACAACTTTGAGGGGGAGGTCACCAAGGAGAAACTTCTGGACTTCATCAAGCACAACCAGTTACCCCTGGTCATCGAGTTCACTGAGCAG ACAGCCCCGAAGATCTTTGGAGGGGAAATCAAGACACACATCCTGCTGTTTCTGCCGAAGAGCGTGTCTGACTACGAGGGAAAGCTGAGCAACTTCAAAAAAGCTGCCGAGAGCTTCAAGGGCAAG ATCCTGTTTATCTTCATCGACAGCGACCATGCCGACAACCAGCGCATCCTGGAGTTCTTCGGCCTGAAGAAGGAGGAGTGCCCGGCCGTGCGCCTCATCACGCTGGAGGAGGAGATGACCAAGTATAAGCCAGAGTCGGACGAGCTGACGGCAGAGAAGATCACCGAGTTCTGCCACCGCTTCTTGGAGGGCAAGATCAAG CCCCACCTGATGAGCCAGGAGCTGCCTGATGACTGGGACAAGCAGCCTGTCAAAGTGCTCGTCGGGAAGAACTTCGAAGAGGTCGCTTTTGACGAGAAAAAGAACGTCTTTGTGGAGTTCT ACGCCCCGTGGTGCGGTCACTGCAAGCAGCTGGCCCCCATCTGGGATAAGCTGGGAGAGACGTATAAGGACCACGAGAACGTCGTCATTGCCAAGATGGACTCCACAGCCAATGAGGTGGAGGCGGTGAAAGTGCACAGCTTCCCCACGCTCAAGTTCTTCCCCGCCAGCGCCGACAGGATG GTCATCGACTACAATGGGGAGCGGACACTGGACGGTTTTAAGAAGTTCCTGGAGAGCGGCGGCCAGGACGGAGCCGGGGATGATGAT GATCTAGAAGACCTCGAAGAAGCAGAAGAGCCTGATCTGGAGGAAGACGATGATCAAAAAGCTGTGAAAGATGAACTGTAA
- the P4HB gene encoding protein disulfide-isomerase isoform X5 — protein MLRRALLCLALAALVRAGAGAPDEEDHVLVLHKGNFDEALAAHKYLLVEFSGREADDIVNWLKKRTGPAASTLSDGAAAEALVEPSEVAVIGFFKDMESESAKQFLLAAEATDDIPFGITSNSDMFSKYQLDKDGVVLFKKFDEGRNNFEGEVTKEKLLDFIKHNQLPLVIEFTEQTAPKIFGGEIKTHILLFLPKSVSDYEGKLSNFKKAAESFKGKILFIFIDSDHADNQRILEFFGLKKEECPAVRLITLEEEMTKYKPESDELTAEKITEFCHRFLEGKIKPHLMSQELPDDWDKQPVKVLVGKNFEEVAFDEKKNVFVEFYAPWCGHCKQLAPIWDKLGETYKDHENVVIAKMDSTANEVEAVKVHSFPTLKFFPASADRMVIDYNGERTLDGFKKFLESGGQDGAGDDDDLEDLEEAEEPDLEEDDDQKAVKDEL, from the exons ATGCTACGCCGTGCTCTGCTCTGCCTGGCCCTGGCCGCGCTAGTCCGCGCGGGCGCCGGCGCCCCCGACGAGGAGGACCACGTCCTGGTGCTCCATAAGGGCAACTTCGACGAGGCGCTGGCGGCCCACAAGTACCTGCTGGTGGAGTTCT CTGGCAGAGAAGCCGACGATATCGTGAACTGGCTGAAGAAGCGCACAGGTCCTGCTGCCAGCACGCTGTCTGACGGGGCTGCCGCGGAGGCCTTGGTGGAGCCCAGCGAGGTGGCAGTCATCGGCTTCTTTAAG GACATGGAGTCGGAGTCTGCCAAGCAGTTCTTACTGGCAGCAGAGGCCACTGATGACATCCCCTTCGGGATCACATCCAACAGTGACATGTTCTCCAAATACCAGCTGGACAAGGACGGGGTTGTCCTCTTTAAGAAG TTTGATGAAGGCCGGAACAACTTTGAGGGGGAGGTCACCAAGGAGAAACTTCTGGACTTCATCAAGCACAACCAGTTACCCCTGGTCATCGAGTTCACTGAGCAG ACAGCCCCGAAGATCTTTGGAGGGGAAATCAAGACACACATCCTGCTGTTTCTGCCGAAGAGCGTGTCTGACTACGAGGGAAAGCTGAGCAACTTCAAAAAAGCTGCCGAGAGCTTCAAGGGCAAG ATCCTGTTTATCTTCATCGACAGCGACCATGCCGACAACCAGCGCATCCTGGAGTTCTTCGGCCTGAAGAAGGAGGAGTGCCCGGCCGTGCGCCTCATCACGCTGGAGGAGGAGATGACCAAGTATAAGCCAGAGTCGGACGAGCTGACGGCAGAGAAGATCACCGAGTTCTGCCACCGCTTCTTGGAGGGCAAGATCAAG CCCCACCTGATGAGCCAGGAGCTGCCTGATGACTGGGACAAGCAGCCTGTCAAAGTGCTCGTCGGGAAGAACTTCGAAGAGGTCGCTTTTGACGAGAAAAAGAACGTCTTTGTGGAGTTCT ACGCCCCGTGGTGCGGTCACTGCAAGCAGCTGGCCCCCATCTGGGATAAGCTGGGAGAGACGTATAAGGACCACGAGAACGTCGTCATTGCCAAGATGGACTCCACAGCCAATGAGGTGGAGGCGGTGAAAGTGCACAGCTTCCCCACGCTCAAGTTCTTCCCCGCCAGCGCCGACAGGATG GTCATCGACTACAATGGGGAGCGGACACTGGACGGTTTTAAGAAGTTCCTGGAGAGCGGCGGCCAGGACGGAGCCGGGGATGATGAT GATCTAGAAGACCTCGAAGAAGCAGAAGAGCCTGATCTGGAGGAAGACGATGATCAAAAAGCTGTGAAAGATGAACTGTAA
- the PPP1R27 gene encoding protein phosphatase 1 regulatory subunit 27: MPSRTVRYARYSPRQRRRRLLADRSVRFPNDVLFLDHIRQGDLEQVGRFIRARKVSLDTIHPSGLAALHEAVLSGNLECVKLLVKYGADIHQRDETGWTPLHIACSDGYPDIARYLISLGADREAANDDGDLPSDLIDPDFKDLVELFKGTKMD, from the exons ATGCCCAGCAGAACAGTCCGCTATGCCCGCTACAGCCCGAGGCAGCGGCGCCGGAGGCTACTGGCTGATCGCAGTGTGCGCTTCCCTAACGATGTCCTGTTCTTGGACCACATCCGCCAGGGTGACCTGGAGCAGGTGGGGCGCTTCATCCGGGCTCGGAAAGTCTCCCTGGACACCATCCACCCCTCAG GTCTGGCTGCCCTTCACGAAGCAGTGCTTTCTGGAAACCTGGAGTGCGTGAAGCTGCTAGTCAAATACGGGGCGGACATTCATCAGCGAGATGAGACAGGCTGGACACCCCTGCACATCGCTTGCAGCGATGGGTACCCTGACATAGCCAG GTACCTCATTTCCCTGGGGGCAGACAGAGAAGCAGCCAACGACGATGGTGATCTGCCCTCGGACCTCATTGACCCTGACTTCAAGGACTTGGTGGAGTTATTCAAAGGGACTAAGATGGACTga
- the MCRIP1 gene encoding mapk-regulated corepressor-interacting protein 1 isoform X1, whose product MTSSPVSRVVYNGKRNSSPRSPPNSSEIFTPAHEENVRFIYEAWQGVERDLRSQMSGSERGLVEEYVEKVPNPSLKTFKPIDLSDLKRRNTQDAKKS is encoded by the exons ATGACCAG TTCCCCTGTCTCCAGAGTCGTCTACAACGGCAAGaggaacagtagcccccgctctccccCCAACAGCAGCGAGATCTTCACCCCGGCCCACGAGGAGAATGTGCGCTTCATTTATGAAG CCTGGCAGGGCGTGGAGCGGGACCTGCGCAGCCAGATGTCGGGCAGCGAGCGGGGCCTGGTGGAGGAGTATGTGGAGAAGGTCCCTAACCCCAGCCTGAAGA CCTTCAAGCCCATCGACCTGAGCGACCTGAAACGCCGGAACACGCAGGACGCCAAGAAGTCCTAA
- the MCRIP1 gene encoding mapk-regulated corepressor-interacting protein 1 isoform X2, which translates to MTSSPVSRVVYNGKRNSSPRSPPNSSEIFTPAHEENVRFIYEEPLTTPASCSLAGRGAGPAQPDVGQRAGPGGGVCGEGP; encoded by the exons ATGACCAG TTCCCCTGTCTCCAGAGTCGTCTACAACGGCAAGaggaacagtagcccccgctctccccCCAACAGCAGCGAGATCTTCACCCCGGCCCACGAGGAGAATGTGCGCTTCATTTATGAAG AGCCCCTGACCACCCCTGCTTCCTGCAGCCTGGCAGGGCGTGGAGCGGGACCTGCGCAGCCAGATGTCGGGCAGCGAGCGGGGCCTGGTGGAGGAGTATGTGGAGAAGGTCCCTAA
- the GCGR gene encoding glucagon receptor has product MRPSSSDGQPGSALSRRPCCSDTQQPPGGQCAYEDLCPSCATPARCGGQLPRGMPPILPHCPHLLLLLLLACQPQAPSAQVMDFLFEKWKLYGDQCLHNLSLLPPPTELVCNRTFDKYSCWPDTPPNTTANISCPWYLPWHHKVQHRLVFKRCGPDGQWVRGPQGQPWRNASQCQMDDKELEVQKEVAKMYSSFQVMYTVGYSLSLGALLLALAILLGLSKLHCTRNYIHVNLFASFVLKASSVLVIDTLLKTRYSQRIGDDFSVSVWLSDGAVAGCRVAAVFMQYGVVANYCWLLVEGVYLHSLLSFATIPERSCFPLYLGIGWGAPMLFVTPWVVVKCLFENIQCWTSNDNMGFWWILRFPVFLAILINFFIFVRILHLLAAKLQAHQMRYTDYKFRLAKSTLTLIPLLGVHEVVFAFVTDEHAQGTLRSAKLFFDLFLSSFQGLLVAVLYCFLNKEVQSELLRRWHRWREGKALQEECHVGSHTARPTGGPPSEKLLLSRGGGSNRTSQDPSTETHLAGSLPGLAENPF; this is encoded by the exons ATGCGCCCTTCCAGCTCGGACGGTCAACCTGGTTCCGCACTATCGAGAAG ACCCTGCTGCTCTGATACCCAGCAGCCCCCAGGGGGACAGTGCGCCTACGAGGACCTCTGCCCCAGCTGTGCAACCCCAGCCAGATGTGGGGGGCAGCTGCCCAGAGGCATGCCCCCCATCCTGCCACactgcccccacctcctcctgcttCTGCTGCTGGCCTGCCAG CCGCAGGCCCCCTCCGCTCAGGTGATGGACTTCCTGTTTGAGAAGTGGAAGCTCTATGGCGACCAGTGTCTCCACAACCTGAGCCTGCTGCCCCCCCCAACTG AGCTGGTCTGTAATAGAACCTTTGACAAATATTCCTGCTGGCCGGACACCCCTCCCAACACCACAGCCAACATCTCCTGCCCCTGGTACCTGCCCTGGCACCACAAAG TGCAGCACCGCCTCGTCTTCAAGAGGTGTGGGCCTGATGGGCAGTGGGTACGTGGGCCGCAGGGGCAGCCATGGCGAAATGCTTCCCAGTGCCAGATGGACGACAAAGAGCTTGAGGTCCAG AAGGAGGTGGCCAAGATGTACAGCAGCTTCCAGGTGATGTACACTGTGGGCTACTCCCTGTCCCTGGGGGCCCTGCTCCTGGCCCTGGCCATTCTGCTGGGCCTCAG CAAGCTGCACTGCACCCGAAACTACATCCACGTGAACCTGTTCGCGTCCTTCGTGCTCAAGGCCAGCTCTGTGCTGGTCATCGACACACTGCTTAAGACCCGCTACAGCCAGAGGATTGGGGACGACTTCAGCGTGAGCGTCTGGCTGAGTGACGGG GCAGTGGCCGGCTGCCGGGTGGCTGCGGTGTTCATGCAGTACGGCGTCGTGGCCAACTACTGCTGGCTGCTGGTGGAGGGCGTGTACTTGCACAGCCTGCTGAGCTTCGCCACCATCCCTGAAAGGAGCTGCTTCCCCCTCTACCTGGGCATCGGCTGGG GTGCCCCCATGCTGTTCGTCACCCCCTGGGTGGTGGTCAAGTGTCTGTTTGAGAACATCCA GTGCTGGACCAGCAATGACAACATGGGCTTCTGGTGGATCCTGCGCTTCCCTGTCTTCCTGGCCATCCTG atcaACTTCTTCATCTTCGTCCGCATCCTTCACCTCCTGGCGGCCAAGCTGCAAGCCCACCAGATGCGCTATACTGACTACAAATTCCG GCTGGCCAAGTCCACGCTGACCCTCATCCCCCTGTTGGGGGTCCACGAGGTGGTGTTTGCCTTTGTGACCGACGAGCATGCCCAGGGCACCCTGCGCTCCGCCAAGCTCTTCTTCGACCTCTTCCTCAGCTCCTTCCAG GGCCTGCTGGTGGCTGTTCTCTACTGTTTCCTCAACAAGGAg GTGCAGTCGGAGTTGCTGCGGCGCTGGCATCGTTGGCGCGAGGGCAAAGCACTGCAGGAGGAGTGCCATGTCGGCAGCCACACGGCCAGGCCCACTGGTGGCCCCCCCAGTGAGAAGCTGCTGCTCTCAAGGGGCGGTGGCAGCAACAGGACTAGCCAGGACCCCTCTACGGAGACCCACTTGGCTGGCAGCCTCCCTGGATTGGCTGAGAACCCCTTCTGA